In a single window of the Cucumis melo cultivar AY chromosome 11, USDA_Cmelo_AY_1.0, whole genome shotgun sequence genome:
- the LOC103496344 gene encoding probable lipid-A-disaccharide synthase, mitochondrial isoform X1, translating into MSWMNWKCCLQRQRVMQSLLNNTKRYLSNYRVAANAFEMSAKHGELRVFIVAGEVSGDTIASRLMASLRTLSPVPVNFSGVGGPMMSKQGLKSLFLMEDIAVMGIWELFSHLKSIREKLKRTVEAAIVFEPHVIVTVDSKGFSFRLLKQIRARYRRHKMDGPLHFHYVAPSFWAWKGGEERLKGLVEFVDHILCILPNEEEVCKSNRLAATFVGHPILEDALDLNVGKDASLELKIQGSCKEFLIKNNISDDATIISLLPGSRLQEVSRMIPIYISTMELLKESFPELITIIHVAPNQHVQDYINGVLHKWPVPAILVAGGSPQAKYGAFSASKVALCTSGTVVTELQLARLPCVVAYRAHFLTEWFIRRKAKVSYISLPNILLNSPVIPEALFQDCTPAKLHSMLKEIISNNGLRNKQVVAAEEVLKLLSSSKDNMKFLAKEGLKCTSSICTPSVIAASAILFYKKIPESIL; encoded by the exons ATGTCATGGATGAACTGGAAATGCTGCTTACAACGGCAGCGAGTCATGCAGAGTTTGCTCAACAATACGAAAAGGTACTTGTCAAATTATCGGGTAGCTGCTAATGCCTTCGAGATGTCTGCAAAACACGGCGAATTGAGGGTTTTCATTGTCGCCGGAGAAGTCTCCGGCGATACCATCGCTTCTCGTCTCATGGCATCTCTGAGGACGCTTTCTCCTGTTCCTGTTAATTTCTCTGGCGTCGGAGG CCCCATGATGTCCAAGCAAGGGCTTAAGTCTCTATTCCTCATGGAGGATATTGCAGTAATGGGAATATGGGAGTTATTTTCTCATCTAAAGAGTATTAGA GAAAAGCTCAAGAGGACCGTTGAGGCTGCTATTGTGTTTGAACCTCATGTCATTGTAACAGTTGACTCTAAAGGGTTCTCTTTTCGTCTACTAAAGCAGATTCGTG CTAGATACAGACGCCATAAAATGGATGGTCCACTACATTTTCATTATGTAGCACCATCGTTCTGGGCTTGGAAAGGAGGCGAAGAAAGGCTTAAAGGTCTCGTTGAATTTGTTGACCACATTTTATGCATACTTCCTAATGAAGAAGAAGTTTGCAAATCAAACAGATTGGCTGCGACCTTTGTGGGGCACCCCATTCTAGAGGATGCGTTAGACCTCAATGTG GGGAAGGATGCCTCGTTAGAGTTGAAAATACAAGGAAGTTGCAAAGAATTTCTAATTAAAAATAACATTTCTGATG ATGCAACAATCATTTCCCTGCTTCCTGGAAGTAGGTTACAGGAAGTCAGCCGAATGATTCCAATCTATATAAGTACTATGGAGTTGTTGAAAGAATCCTTCCCAGAGCTGATAACAATCATTCACGTTGCTCCTAATCAGCATGTACAAGACTATATAAATGGAGTCCTTCATAAGTGGCCTGTGCCTGCCATATTGGTTGCTGGAGGATCACCTCAAGCAAAATATGGTGCATTCAGT GCAAGCAAGGTTGCTTTGTGTACTTCTGGTACAGTTGTTACCGAGTTGCAGCTTGCTCGTTTACCTTGTGTAGTTGCTTACAGAGCTCATTTCTTAACCGAATGGTTCATTCGACGCAAGGCGAAAGTATCATACATCTCCCTTCCAAATATTCTCCTAAACTCACCTGTTATTCCAGAGGCACTGTTTCAAGACTGCACTCCAGCAAAGCTACATTCGATGCTCAA GGAAATAATAAGTAACAATGGCCTACGCAACAAACAGGTCGTCGCAGCTGAAGAGGTTCTTAAACTGCTGTCATCTTCAAAAGACAATATGAAGTTCTTGGCAAAGGAGGGTTTAAAATGCACATCTTCAATCTGCACACCCAGCGTGATAGCGGCATCTGCCATACTGTTCTATAAGAAGATTCCAGAATCAATTTTGTAA
- the LOC103496344 gene encoding probable lipid-A-disaccharide synthase, mitochondrial isoform X2, giving the protein MSWMNWKCCLQRQRVMQSLLNNTKRYLSNYRVAANAFEMSAKHGELRVFIVAGEVSGDTIASRLMASLRTLSPVPVNFSGVGGPMMSKQGLKSLFLMEDIAVMGIWELFSHLKSIREKLKRTVEAAIVFEPHVIVTVDSKGFSFRLLKQIRARYRRHKMDGPLHFHYVAPSFWAWKGGEERLKGLVEFVDHILCILPNEEEVCKSNRLAATFVGHPILEDALDLNVVRLNPELKIQGTRHLRNFVFEDATIISLLPGSRLQEVSRMIPIYISTMELLKESFPELITIIHVAPNQHVQDYINGVLHKWPVPAILVAGGSPQAKYGAFSASKVALCTSGTVVTELQLARLPCVVAYRAHFLTEWFIRRKAKVSYISLPNILLNSPVIPEALFQDCTPAKLHSMLKEIISNNGLRNKQVVAAEEVLKLLSSSKDNMKFLAKEGLKCTSSICTPSVIAASAILFYKKIPESIL; this is encoded by the exons ATGTCATGGATGAACTGGAAATGCTGCTTACAACGGCAGCGAGTCATGCAGAGTTTGCTCAACAATACGAAAAGGTACTTGTCAAATTATCGGGTAGCTGCTAATGCCTTCGAGATGTCTGCAAAACACGGCGAATTGAGGGTTTTCATTGTCGCCGGAGAAGTCTCCGGCGATACCATCGCTTCTCGTCTCATGGCATCTCTGAGGACGCTTTCTCCTGTTCCTGTTAATTTCTCTGGCGTCGGAGG CCCCATGATGTCCAAGCAAGGGCTTAAGTCTCTATTCCTCATGGAGGATATTGCAGTAATGGGAATATGGGAGTTATTTTCTCATCTAAAGAGTATTAGA GAAAAGCTCAAGAGGACCGTTGAGGCTGCTATTGTGTTTGAACCTCATGTCATTGTAACAGTTGACTCTAAAGGGTTCTCTTTTCGTCTACTAAAGCAGATTCGTG CTAGATACAGACGCCATAAAATGGATGGTCCACTACATTTTCATTATGTAGCACCATCGTTCTGGGCTTGGAAAGGAGGCGAAGAAAGGCTTAAAGGTCTCGTTGAATTTGTTGACCACATTTTATGCATACTTCCTAATGAAGAAGAAGTTTGCAAATCAAACAGATTGGCTGCGACCTTTGTGGGGCACCCCATTCTAGAGGATGCGTTAGACCTCAATGTGGTAAGGCTTAATCCTG AGTTGAAAATACAAGGAA CGAGACATTTGAGGAATTTTGTTTTTGAAGATGCAACAATCATTTCCCTGCTTCCTGGAAGTAGGTTACAGGAAGTCAGCCGAATGATTCCAATCTATATAAGTACTATGGAGTTGTTGAAAGAATCCTTCCCAGAGCTGATAACAATCATTCACGTTGCTCCTAATCAGCATGTACAAGACTATATAAATGGAGTCCTTCATAAGTGGCCTGTGCCTGCCATATTGGTTGCTGGAGGATCACCTCAAGCAAAATATGGTGCATTCAGT GCAAGCAAGGTTGCTTTGTGTACTTCTGGTACAGTTGTTACCGAGTTGCAGCTTGCTCGTTTACCTTGTGTAGTTGCTTACAGAGCTCATTTCTTAACCGAATGGTTCATTCGACGCAAGGCGAAAGTATCATACATCTCCCTTCCAAATATTCTCCTAAACTCACCTGTTATTCCAGAGGCACTGTTTCAAGACTGCACTCCAGCAAAGCTACATTCGATGCTCAA GGAAATAATAAGTAACAATGGCCTACGCAACAAACAGGTCGTCGCAGCTGAAGAGGTTCTTAAACTGCTGTCATCTTCAAAAGACAATATGAAGTTCTTGGCAAAGGAGGGTTTAAAATGCACATCTTCAATCTGCACACCCAGCGTGATAGCGGCATCTGCCATACTGTTCTATAAGAAGATTCCAGAATCAATTTTGTAA